In one window of Erwinia tasmaniensis Et1/99 DNA:
- a CDS encoding site-specific DNA-methyltransferase translates to MKKIAINSNEAHSADLAAGNIERLNALFPELVTEGPDGVVVNIDVLKGLVGDRTVTDADEKYGLSWHGKRSARQLALTPSTGTLRPATEVSLNWESTQNLMLAGDNLEVLKLLQKSYSGKVKLIFIDPPYNTGKDFVYPDNFQDNIKNYLELTGQMENGQKLSSNTEASGRFHTDWLNMIYPRIKLARNLLSDDGVMFMSIDDGEVANLRKVCDEIFGEENFIANIVWQKKYTRSNDAKWFSDNHDHILAYGKNKERVTLNGQERNEDQLKAYTNPDNHAKGPWKATPLHAKSGTNTKAFTFKNGAAWAPPKGTYRRFNDAAMRQMDEGDEIWFGEDGSLTPQRKSFLSEVKQGVTPVTLWPYQEVGHNHEANSDLKALDLGGIFDNPKPVRLLQRMIHLATSADRQHIVLDFFAGSGTTAHAVMGSNAQDNGNRRFICVQLPHPLSRPVSEHGMTLSTIADMTTERIRRAAAALRKRHEDYQGDLGFRVYRLSNSNIRAWDPAPESLEQSLFDTAPHILEGRSAADVLSELLLKLGLELCVPVVTKTIAGHEVSSVAGGALIACLAPSITTDDVEALAEGIVEWRRELAPSADPTCVFLDDAFADDMAKLNVTAILEQSGIKNIRSL, encoded by the coding sequence ATGAAAAAAATCGCCATCAACAGTAACGAGGCTCACTCTGCCGATCTGGCAGCAGGAAATATTGAACGGCTCAACGCGCTGTTTCCTGAGCTTGTCACCGAAGGGCCAGACGGCGTTGTGGTTAATATTGACGTGCTGAAAGGACTTGTGGGTGACCGCACCGTCACCGACGCCGACGAGAAATACGGCCTGAGCTGGCATGGGAAGCGCAGCGCCCGCCAGCTTGCGCTGACGCCGAGCACCGGCACCCTGCGTCCGGCCACGGAAGTCAGCCTTAACTGGGAGTCTACCCAGAACCTGATGCTGGCAGGCGATAATCTCGAAGTCCTCAAACTGCTGCAAAAAAGCTATTCCGGTAAAGTTAAACTGATCTTTATCGACCCGCCGTATAACACCGGCAAAGACTTTGTGTACCCGGACAATTTTCAGGACAATATCAAAAACTATCTGGAACTGACCGGGCAGATGGAGAACGGGCAGAAGCTGAGCAGCAACACGGAAGCCAGCGGACGTTTTCATACCGACTGGCTTAATATGATATACCCACGGATCAAGCTGGCCCGTAACTTACTGAGCGACGACGGCGTGATGTTTATGTCCATCGACGATGGCGAAGTCGCCAACCTGCGTAAGGTCTGCGACGAAATTTTTGGCGAAGAAAACTTTATCGCCAACATCGTCTGGCAGAAGAAATACACCCGCTCCAACGACGCAAAATGGTTCTCCGATAACCACGACCATATCCTCGCCTATGGCAAAAACAAAGAGCGGGTCACGCTCAACGGCCAGGAGCGTAATGAGGATCAGCTTAAGGCTTACACCAACCCGGACAACCACGCGAAAGGCCCGTGGAAAGCCACGCCGCTGCATGCCAAAAGCGGCACCAACACCAAAGCGTTCACCTTCAAAAACGGCGCCGCCTGGGCACCGCCGAAAGGCACCTACCGCCGGTTCAATGATGCCGCCATGCGGCAGATGGACGAGGGTGATGAGATCTGGTTTGGGGAAGACGGTAGCCTGACGCCACAGCGAAAATCGTTCTTAAGTGAGGTCAAGCAAGGCGTTACGCCGGTGACCCTGTGGCCGTATCAGGAGGTCGGGCATAACCATGAGGCGAATAGCGATCTTAAAGCGCTGGATCTGGGCGGCATTTTCGACAACCCGAAACCCGTCCGCCTGCTGCAACGCATGATCCACCTGGCGACCAGCGCGGATCGGCAACACATCGTGCTGGATTTCTTCGCCGGTTCCGGCACCACCGCGCATGCGGTGATGGGATCCAATGCGCAGGACAACGGCAACCGCCGCTTCATCTGCGTTCAGCTTCCTCATCCGCTTTCCAGACCGGTGAGTGAACACGGGATGACGCTAAGCACGATTGCGGATATGACAACGGAGAGGATCCGCCGCGCTGCCGCCGCGCTGCGCAAGCGTCACGAGGACTACCAAGGAGATCTTGGTTTTCGCGTCTACCGCCTGAGCAACTCCAATATCCGCGCCTGGGACCCGGCACCAGAGAGCCTGGAGCAATCGCTCTTCGACACCGCGCCGCATATCCTCGAAGGCCGCAGCGCGGCGGATGTGCTCAGCGAACTGCTGCTGAAGCTGGGGCTTGAGCTGTGCGTCCCCGTGGTGACGAAGACGATTGCAGGCCACGAGGTGTCTTCGGTGGCGGGCGGCGCGTTAATCGCCTGCCTGGCCCCCTCTATTACCACAGACGATGTGGAAGCGCTGGCGGAGGGGATTGTTGAGTGGCGTCGCGAACTCGCCCCGTCGGCAGATCCTACCTGCGTCTTCCTTGATGATGCCTTTGCTGACGATATGGCGAAACTGAACGTCACGGCGATTCTGGAGCAGTCCGGAATTAAAAACATTCGCAGCTTATAA
- a CDS encoding fimbrial protein: MAGTGHHEVRNGRYIVRSGAIAMLLLCPAIALATVDNWDVEGENGVLHVTGALSAAACRLDMQSARQEVAMGTTPLSSLRRVGDRGTPVAFQLYLRDCMMSGGSQQDRRTAGRVWDPKQPVVTLSFSGNSDMQKPELIQLKGTSGVGLRILDDQNRDIRLGSRGMPLFLTPWNAQLTYYAVPERTPATPIAGPYQAVVDFRLSYE, from the coding sequence ATGGCAGGAACCGGGCATCATGAAGTCCGTAACGGACGATACATCGTCAGATCAGGCGCGATTGCCATGCTGTTATTATGCCCGGCGATCGCGCTGGCCACGGTGGATAACTGGGATGTTGAAGGCGAAAACGGCGTGCTGCACGTCACCGGCGCGCTAAGCGCCGCCGCCTGTCGGCTGGATATGCAGTCAGCCCGTCAGGAAGTGGCTATGGGTACAACCCCGCTGTCGAGCCTGAGGCGCGTTGGCGATCGCGGTACGCCCGTTGCCTTCCAGCTTTATTTGCGTGACTGCATGATGAGCGGAGGCAGCCAGCAGGATCGGCGCACCGCCGGACGAGTATGGGACCCGAAACAGCCCGTGGTGACGCTAAGTTTTAGCGGCAATAGCGACATGCAAAAGCCGGAGTTGATCCAACTTAAAGGCACTTCCGGCGTTGGTCTGCGCATTCTGGACGACCAGAACCGCGATATCCGCTTGGGCAGCAGGGGAATGCCGCTGTTTCTCACCCCGTGGAACGCCCAACTGACCTACTACGCCGTGCCTGAGCGAACGCCGGCAACGCCGATCGCCGGACCGTACCAGGCGGTTGTTGATTTCAGACTGAGCTATGAGTAA
- a CDS encoding fimbrial protein, whose translation MRFTRLSTRSTPGLVAAALLFFISLDASAYTCRNKQTGQSLKGGNSSVTVPISRTLTFGEQVVFDIGQYYECKNDNPGTYSDYMETQANASSTTLPTAFDTGALINGGKYDFPLPQVNVFTLPKGGDSNYHNVPIQVYYSMKDTPGQLVKISKGQTLATLQLHKYATTTGGPQDPQDFTWNIIAANDSIFTSGSCEINGGRNIDIDFGQVARWQLTSAGSYSPFRRQVEVPYNCNNPVSMSVAITLSADSATFASDTIKTSNANLGVQMLQGGQLVKPGDSVHTQLVSGIGRSQFEFVLLKNANSTVDTGDFTGSAVLVMSAD comes from the coding sequence ATGCGATTTACCCGTTTATCAACACGTTCTACTCCCGGCCTTGTCGCTGCGGCTTTGCTGTTCTTTATCAGCCTTGATGCATCGGCCTATACCTGCCGCAACAAGCAGACCGGTCAGAGCCTCAAGGGAGGTAACTCCTCCGTGACCGTACCGATAAGCCGTACGCTGACGTTCGGCGAACAGGTGGTTTTTGATATCGGCCAGTACTACGAATGTAAGAACGATAATCCGGGAACTTACAGCGACTATATGGAAACCCAGGCTAACGCCTCGTCGACCACCTTGCCCACGGCATTTGACACCGGTGCACTGATCAACGGGGGGAAATACGACTTCCCGCTCCCCCAGGTGAACGTTTTTACCCTGCCGAAAGGGGGCGACAGCAATTACCACAATGTCCCGATTCAGGTGTACTACTCAATGAAGGACACCCCCGGTCAGCTGGTCAAAATATCCAAAGGCCAGACGCTGGCAACCCTGCAACTGCATAAATACGCCACCACCACCGGCGGTCCGCAGGATCCACAGGACTTCACGTGGAATATTATCGCCGCCAATGATTCCATATTTACTTCAGGCAGCTGCGAGATTAACGGCGGCCGCAACATTGATATCGACTTTGGCCAGGTTGCCAGATGGCAGCTGACCAGCGCCGGTTCTTACAGTCCGTTCAGAAGACAGGTCGAAGTTCCCTATAACTGTAATAACCCGGTATCCATGTCGGTGGCGATTACCCTTTCGGCCGACAGCGCCACCTTTGCCAGCGACACGATAAAGACGTCTAACGCCAACCTCGGAGTACAGATGTTGCAGGGCGGTCAGCTGGTGAAACCGGGTGACTCCGTACACACGCAGCTGGTCAGCGGCATTGGCCGCAGCCAGTTTGAGTTTGTCCTGCTGAAAAATGCCAACAGTACGGTCGATACCGGTGACTTTACCGGCAGCGCGGTACTGGTAATGAGCGCGGATTAA
- a CDS encoding type III restriction-modification system endonuclease, with translation MKLNFEPNLDYQRQAIESVCDLFRGQEVCRTEFTVTRQTPDAQSQQMSLGIAESDLGVGNRLTLPDDAIQQNLADIQLRNGLPPSSALTSGDFTVEMETGTGKTYVYLRTLFELNKRYGFSKFVIVVPSVAIKEGVYKTLQTTEDHFKGLYAGVTFDYFLYDSGKLGQVRNFATSPHIQIMVMTVGAINKRDVNNLYKNGEKTGGEKPIDLIKATHPVIIVDEPQSVDGGLEGRGKEALAAMEPLCTLRYSATHANQHHMLYRLDAVDAYERKLVKQIEVASATVEDAYDAPFIRFIKAESKRGNICATIELDIATAGGIKRQEVSVQDGDDLARISRRSLYADFRIGEISTAKGAQFMELRYPGGEAFLRQGQAHGGVDALALQREMIRRTIREHMDKELRLRPLGIKVLSLFFIDVVEMYRQYDASGQPLKGVYATIFEEEYRRASKLPAYQSLFADADPEALAQAVHNGYFSIDKRVITPFSDLELKKSARKEDIETSSYNLIMKEKEKLLSFETSLQFIFSHSALKEGWDNPNVFQICTLRDIQTERERRQTIGRGLRLCVNQQGERVRGFDVNTLTVIATESYEQFAEQLQTEIERDTGIRFGIIEPHQFAAIPVMDVDGKSAPLGVDRSKTLWQSLQAQGYLDARGKVQKSLKQALNDGTLSLPDEFEAQRGPIVEVLRKISGRLIIKNADERRAVPLRKGSDGKALYLSEAFRALWDRIKHKTTYRLRFDNEQLISECIAGLQAAPDISRTRLQWRKADIAIGRSGVAATEKNGAMSVTLNETYRELPDILTDLQDRTRLTRRSLARILTASERLDDFRRNPQQFIELAAEVINRCKQLALVRGIVYRKLGEHDVYAQELLGKETLTGYLKNMLEETRKSIYEHVVYDSLQERDFADALEKNAAVKLYAKLPGWFKVPTPLGSYNPDWAVLIEEEDAQRLYFVVETKSSLFSDDLRDKEQAKIVCGRAHFQALASGENPAQYVVARTVDDMIGNV, from the coding sequence ATGAAACTGAATTTTGAACCAAACTTAGACTATCAGCGACAGGCTATTGAGTCGGTATGCGACCTCTTTCGCGGACAGGAAGTGTGCCGCACCGAATTTACGGTCACACGGCAAACGCCCGACGCGCAGTCGCAGCAGATGTCACTGGGGATCGCCGAGTCCGACCTCGGGGTTGGCAACCGTCTGACCCTGCCCGACGATGCAATACAGCAAAACCTGGCGGATATCCAGCTGCGGAACGGCCTGCCGCCATCCAGTGCGCTAACCTCCGGCGACTTCACCGTTGAAATGGAGACCGGCACAGGTAAAACCTACGTCTATCTGCGCACCCTTTTTGAATTGAACAAACGCTACGGCTTCAGCAAGTTCGTGATTGTGGTGCCATCGGTTGCCATCAAAGAAGGCGTCTATAAAACCCTGCAAACCACCGAAGATCACTTCAAGGGGCTTTACGCAGGCGTGACGTTCGACTATTTCCTGTATGACTCCGGCAAGCTCGGCCAGGTCCGTAACTTTGCCACCAGCCCACACATTCAGATCATGGTGATGACGGTCGGGGCAATCAACAAAAGAGACGTCAACAACCTCTACAAAAACGGCGAAAAGACCGGCGGCGAGAAGCCCATCGACCTGATTAAGGCCACGCACCCGGTGATCATCGTCGATGAACCGCAGAGCGTCGACGGTGGCCTGGAAGGACGAGGTAAAGAGGCGCTGGCGGCGATGGAACCGCTGTGTACGCTGCGCTACTCCGCCACCCACGCCAACCAGCATCATATGCTGTATCGCCTGGATGCGGTGGATGCCTACGAACGTAAGCTGGTAAAACAGATTGAGGTCGCCTCTGCTACGGTCGAAGACGCGTACGACGCGCCGTTTATCCGATTCATCAAAGCCGAAAGCAAGCGCGGCAACATCTGCGCGACCATCGAGCTGGATATCGCGACCGCTGGCGGTATCAAACGCCAGGAAGTAAGCGTGCAGGACGGCGACGATCTGGCGCGGATCTCCCGCCGCTCGCTGTACGCCGATTTCCGCATCGGTGAAATCAGCACCGCCAAAGGCGCGCAGTTTATGGAGCTGCGCTATCCCGGCGGCGAAGCGTTCTTGCGGCAGGGACAGGCCCACGGCGGCGTGGATGCGCTCGCCCTGCAACGTGAGATGATCCGCCGCACCATCCGCGAGCATATGGACAAGGAGCTGCGCCTGCGCCCGCTGGGCATCAAGGTGCTGTCGCTGTTCTTTATCGATGTCGTCGAGATGTATCGACAGTACGACGCCAGCGGCCAGCCGCTAAAAGGCGTCTACGCGACGATCTTCGAGGAAGAGTACCGACGTGCCAGCAAACTCCCTGCCTATCAGAGCCTGTTTGCTGACGCCGACCCGGAGGCCCTCGCACAGGCGGTGCACAACGGCTACTTTTCCATTGATAAGCGAGTGATCACGCCTTTCTCCGACCTCGAACTAAAAAAATCGGCGAGAAAAGAAGACATTGAAACCAGCTCCTACAACCTGATCATGAAAGAGAAGGAGAAATTACTCTCCTTCGAGACGTCGTTGCAGTTTATTTTCTCGCACTCGGCGCTGAAAGAAGGCTGGGACAACCCCAACGTGTTCCAGATTTGTACGCTGCGCGATATCCAGACGGAGCGGGAACGCCGCCAGACTATCGGCCGTGGTCTGCGTTTGTGCGTCAACCAGCAGGGCGAGCGGGTACGCGGCTTTGACGTGAACACCCTGACGGTGATCGCCACCGAAAGCTACGAGCAGTTTGCCGAACAGCTTCAGACGGAAATCGAGAGGGATACCGGCATCCGCTTCGGGATTATCGAACCGCACCAGTTCGCCGCGATCCCGGTAATGGACGTGGACGGAAAATCAGCCCCGCTGGGCGTTGACCGGTCTAAAACGCTGTGGCAAAGCCTGCAGGCGCAGGGATACCTGGATGCCAGAGGCAAAGTACAGAAATCGCTGAAACAGGCGCTGAATGACGGCACGCTGTCGCTTCCTGACGAATTCGAGGCGCAGCGCGGGCCGATCGTCGAGGTGCTGCGCAAAATCTCCGGCCGCCTTATCATCAAAAATGCCGATGAACGTCGTGCCGTACCGCTGCGTAAAGGCAGCGATGGCAAAGCCCTGTACCTCAGTGAGGCTTTCCGCGCGCTGTGGGATCGCATCAAGCATAAAACCACCTACCGCCTGCGGTTCGATAATGAGCAGCTGATATCCGAGTGCATCGCGGGTTTGCAGGCGGCGCCAGACATAAGCCGGACGCGTCTTCAGTGGCGCAAGGCGGATATCGCTATCGGCAGATCGGGCGTGGCGGCGACTGAGAAAAACGGCGCAATGTCGGTGACGCTGAACGAAACATATCGTGAACTCCCGGATATTTTGACGGATTTACAGGACAGGACTCGCCTCACGCGCCGCAGCCTTGCCCGTATCCTGACCGCCAGCGAGCGCCTGGACGACTTCAGACGCAACCCGCAGCAGTTTATCGAACTGGCCGCCGAGGTGATCAACCGTTGCAAACAGCTGGCGCTGGTCAGGGGGATTGTCTATCGAAAACTGGGGGAGCATGACGTTTACGCACAGGAGCTGCTCGGAAAAGAAACCCTGACGGGCTACCTGAAAAACATGCTGGAAGAGACCCGCAAATCGATATATGAACATGTGGTGTACGACTCGCTTCAGGAGCGGGACTTCGCCGACGCGCTGGAGAAAAACGCCGCCGTGAAGCTCTACGCCAAACTGCCGGGATGGTTTAAGGTGCCGACCCCGCTTGGCAGCTACAATCCAGACTGGGCGGTGCTGATCGAAGAGGAAGACGCCCAGCGCCTTTACTTTGTGGTGGAAACCAAAAGCAGCCTGTTTTCCGACGATCTGCGCGATAAAGAGCAGGCAAAAATCGTCTGCGGACGTGCGCACTTCCAGGCCCTGGCCAGCGGGGAAAACCCCGCCCAATACGTCGTGGCGCGCACGGTTGACGATATGATTGGAAACGTCTGA